From Aliamphritea hakodatensis:
GAGCTCTTCAGCCAGATGAGAGGGTGTCAGATGGCCGCTGAGCCGGGCCAGTTCGTCGACGTCATCGGTAAACGAGACATCGACAATCAGCAGGTCCGGCCGGCGCTCACTGAGGATCGGCCAGAGCCGGTCATTAATGCCGTTATCGCCACTGAAAGCAAAGCTGGTGGCGGCATTGCTCAGCAGGTAACCAACCGTGGGGGTCGGGTGCTCTGCCGGTAATACTTCAACGGATTTGTTTTCCAGCTGAAGGGTATCGCCAACGCTGAGCGGGTGCAGACGCAGAATTGGATTCTTTTCCGGCAGGCAGGTGTAGTCCGGCCAGATGATCCAGTTGAAAATATGGTTTTGCAGGGCGCTGATAACCTCCGGCAGGGCGTAAACATCCACGGGTGCCTGATGCTGATCGAAAATGGTTGCCAGCATCAGCGGCAGGCCGGTGATATGGTCAACATGGGCATGGGTAATCAGAACCGTCCGGATTTGCAGCATATGCTCAAGGGTCAGGGACTCAACACCGGTACCGGCATCCAGCAACAGGGTATCGTCGACCAGAAACGTGGTTGTTTTGAGTCCTTTTCCGATGCCGCCGCTGCAACCGAGGATATCGAGCTTCATCTGATCACCTGTTCCTGACTGGCCGGTCTGATAGTCCCTGCCGGCAAAGACGCCCGGCAGATGAATACACTAACGATACAAAATATTGAGTCACAATACTATGCAACATACACCCGGAAATACCCGCTATGACAATACCTGCTTTACAGGGGAGTAGTACCAGTGATTAAGGGATTCAGTGTCGGCCAGCGGCTGGTGCGCAGCGGTCTGGGGATCTTACTTACCCTGTTGATGCTGGTGCCGCTGATTCAGGATAGCCGCCCGGTCTTGCTGGAGCGCTTTGAATCGGATCTGTACGACCTGAGGTTACGGCAGTTTCTGGCGGATGATCAGGACCCGCGCATCGTCATTGTAGACATTGATGAAGCCAGCCTGGCTGAACAGGGGCGCTGGCCCTGGGGCCGGGCGACACTGGCGAAGCTGTTAAATAAGCTGTTTGATGAATACGGGGTGGCGATTGTCGGTTTCGATATGTTGTTTGCTGAAGCCGACCGTAATGTGCCGTTTGAAGCGTTGCAGCAGTGGCTCGATAGCCGGCCGGCAACTGCGGGCAGCGAACTCAGCACCCAGCTGGACAGCCTGAATCCGGACCGGCAGTTTGCCGCTGCACTGGAAGACCGGCCAGTAGTGCTGGGCTATGTGTTTGATCGCAGCACACAGCAGCTGCAAGTGGGAGATCCGGGTAGCCCGGTGGTGGGTGCCGGCCAGTTGCAAGGCATTCCGGTACCCCGTGCCAGTGGTGTGGTGGCCAGTCTGGATGCGTTTCAGGCCACGGGTATCCGCAATGGCTTTATTGATAACCCCCGGGTAGATGCCGACGGGGTATACCGCCGGGTGCCGTTGTTGCAGGAATACCAGTCGCAGTACTATCCGTCTCTCGCGCTGGCTATGATTCTCGCCCTGTTTGAAGAAGATCAGGTAATACCGGTAACAGAAAGTGACGGGAGCGATTCTGTGTTGGTGGCGGTGGATGCCGCGGGGATCAGCATTCCGGTAGATAACGGTGGTGCTGTGCTGGTGCCGTACCGGGGCCGGCAGGGAAGTTTCCCTTACGTATCGGCGACGGATGTTATCAACGGCCGCGCCAGTGCTGATGTACTGGAAGGAGCCATCGTGCTGGTGGGAACCAGTGCCGCCGGGCTGCTGGATTTACGGGTCACGCCTGTCGGCAGCCGTTATGCCGGTGTTGAGGTACATGCCAATATCATTGCCGGCATTCTGGATGAGCAGATCAACCACCGGCCAGATTACACCTTAGGCGTTGAGTTGCTGCAGGTATTGCTCAGCGGTTTACTGCTCTCGTTGCTGATTCCCCGTACGTCTGTGCTGGTTTCAGGCTTGCTGGCCCTGGTCTGGGTGGGCATGTTAAGCGGGTTTAATCTGTATGCCTGGCAGGCATTACAGTGGGTGATACCCCTGGGCTATAGCCTGTTTCTGGTGGTGTTGCTGTATCTGTTTTTACAGATCACGGGCTATTTCTTTGAAACCCGGAATATCCGCAAGCTGGAAGGTCAGTTCGGCCAGTATATTCCGCCGGAAGTGGTGGCCGAGCTGAGTGCGCAGGGTGATGCGGTACAGCTATCCGGTGAAAGCCGGGAGATGACCGTGTTTTTCTCGGATATCCGCGATTTTACCAGCCTTTCGGAACAGCTATCGCCCCAGCAGCTGACCCGGATGATGAATATATACCTGACCTCCATGACCGCAAAAATTCACCAGCGGCGCGGTACCGTTGATAAATACATCGGTGATGCGGTGATGGCCTTCTGGGGTGCGCCTCTGGAGGATGCTTCCCATGCACGGCACAGCCTGCAGGCGGCGATGGACATGCTGGCCGTGCTGCCGGAGCTGAACCGGCAACTGGTGGCAGAAGGTTTGCCGGAAGTCTCTGTGGGCATGGGCATTAACACCGGACAGATGAATGTCGGGAACATGGGCTCCAGTTTCCGGATGGCCTATACCGTCATGGGGGATGCGGTGAATCTGGCGTCCCGGCTGGAAGGGCTGACGAAGTTTTATAACTGCCCGCTGTTAGTCAGTGATGAAACCGCTAACAGCGTGCCTGAGTACGGTTTTCGTTATATCGACCGGGTCAGGGTAAAAGGCCGTTTTGAGCCGGTGGATCTGTACCAGCCGGTGGGCAAGCGTTCAGAGCTGACGCCGGTGCAACTGACCGGCATTGATGACTTTTCTGCCGGGGTGCGGACGTATCAGCAACAGCGCTGGGACGAGGCCGACGCCGCTTTCCGCCGGTATCTGCGGTCTGATAAGGATGATTACTGTGCACAGATGTATTTACTGCGCATCGCCGAAAGCCGTGAAGCCGGCCAGCAGCCGTGGGACGGGATTTACTGCCACCGGCAAAAATAGACGGCGGGCTGTTCTTCTGAACGGCCTGGTTAACCGTTCAGACCCGGCAGTGCGCTGATATCAAAATCATCGATTTGCCGGGGCGACATATGCTTTTCGGCATAGGCTCTGTAAGTACCGCTTTCAACAAAGAGTTTAAACAGCTGCGGATCAAGATGACCGTCCTGAACCATATGGCCGAGGATGTTCATCGCTTTGGAAAGCAACATGCCTTTCTTATAGGGGCGGTCCGGTGAGGTGAGAGCTTCAAACACGTCGGCAATGCACATGATCCGGGCCCTTAATGACAACTGGTCACCGGTCAGGCCACGGGGGTACCCGCTACCATTCATGTGTTCATGGTGGCTGCAGGCGATTTCCGGCACTTCAGCCAGCTGCCGCGGGTATTTGAGGGACTCCAGCATGTCGATGGAGACCTTGATGTGATCACGCATTACCTGACGTTCATCTTCCGTCAGTGTGCCGCGGCTGATACACAGGTTACTGATCTCGTCTTCAGTCAGCAGGCAGTGTATGCCGTCTTCATCTTCCCAGCGAAGTTCGCCGATTGCTTTAATCCGCAGCTGGTCAGCTTCAGATATGAATTCTTTACCGGTATTCGCTGAGCGCAGAAACGCCAGATCATCACTGAGTTGCGCCAACTGCTGATCCAGTGCTTGCTGCTGGGCGGTGTTCTGATCAGAAAATTCAGCGGTTTGCTGCAGGAAACTGAGGCGCAAGTGTTGCCGGTAGATTTTAAACCGGCTGCTGATCAGCTCGATCCTGTCGAACATGGTGTGCAGCTTGGTGGCTTTGTCGATGATGTATTCAGGCGTGGTGATTTTGCCACAATCGTGGAGCCAGGCAGCAATCCGTAGTTCGTACAGTTCTTGCTCGCTGAAGTGTGTATCTGCAAATGATCCCTGTTGGCTGCTGTTAATCGCATCGGCCAGCAGCATGGCGATTTCCGGCACCTGTTCGCAGTGTTTGCCCGTCACCGGAGACTTATGGTCAATGGCCCGGCCAATCAGTTTAATAAAGGATTCGAATAATTCCCGCTGGGCATTGATCAGACGCCGTTTGGTCAGCACCGTTGCTGCCAGTGAGGCAAGGGACTGAACCAGTTCAAGGTGGGTCTGATCGAATTCAATGATGTTGCCATCTTCATCCAGGGCATTGATCAGTTGCAAAACACCGATGGTGACGTTCTCATGGTCATTCAGCGGGACACACAGGAACGACTTTGAGTGATAGCTCAGCTGTTTGTCAAAATTACGGGTGCCGGAAAAATCATATTCAGTACAGCTGTAGGCATCCGGAATATTGATGGTCTGTTTGGACACAAAGGTCTGTACGGCAACCAGCTTCGACGCCTGCTGGCGGGAATTGTAAATTTCGATGGTGGGGAAGTTGCTCGGTTTACCGTGAATGCCCAGGGAACGGTTATGCAGAATGGCAATGTTCAGGTCATTATCACTGTGCTCGTCAATGGTATAAAGGGTACCACCGTCGGCATTGGTGAGGCTCATGCAGCCAAGAATAATACGGTCCAGCAGACGCACATGGTCAGTTTCTGAGGTCAGGGCACCGGTCAGGTCTGCTAAGTGTCCGATAATTTCCTGGGTCGAAAGATGGCTCATAAGTAGGGCGTCCGGGCTGGTTAACCAGCAACTTTGTTATTCGTCAGGCTGTTCTGCATGGCACAGATCTGTATCGCCTGCTGTTTTGTATGATTGTCTTTCAGATAGCGGATTGCAAATACGTCGCCGGGAACCGGTTTACCGTAATAGTATCCCTGACCGTAGTCGCAGCCTTCCTGGCTGATGAAGCGGTTCTGTTCGGCGGTTTCTATACCTTCGGCCACTACCTGCAGATCCAGGCTGCGGGCGATTGAAATAATGCCCCGTGCCAGCTTCTGATCCTGCTTATTGTCTACGATATTGGCAATGAAACTGCGGTCTATCTTTAGGGTGTCAAAAGAATATTTTTTCAGATAGCTCAGCGATGAATAGCCGGTACCGAAATCATCCAGAGAGGTACGCACCCCCAGTTCCTGAATGGTACGGATGGTTTTAACCGCCCGGTGTTCATCTTCAATCAGTACGCCTTCGGTTATTTCAACTTCGAGGTATTGCGCAGGAAGCTGATAGCAGTCGAGTAATTCTGCAAGGTAACCGGCGAACTGATCGTCTTTAAACTGGATGGGTGAAATGTTAACGGCGATACGGAAATCGGCCGGATACTGTTTATGCCAGCGGCTGGCCTGCCGGATGGCACTGCGCAGGACAAAGCTGCCGATCTGCATAATCTGTCCGGTCTGTTCGGCCACATGGATAAACTGGTCGGGCCGGACATTACCCAGCACCGGGCTGAACCAGCGAAGCAGGGCTTCAGCGCCAACGGTTACGCCTGTTTTGGTGCAGATCAGTGGCTGGTAGTGAAGCATCAGTTCATCGTTTTCCAGCGCATCAGCCAGATGGGTTTCCAGCAGGTAGCGCTGATTTATCAGTGCTTCGGTTGCCTCGCTGAAGAAGCCGTAGCTAAGTTTATCTTCCTTACTGGCTGCCATTGCTGCACTGGCTTTCTGGATCAGCGCCGCTGCTTCCAGGCCATCATGGGGTGCCATTGCGATCCCGATACTGGCACTGACGGTTATCGAATGGCCGTGGATGTTATAAACGTTCTGGCTGAGCTTGCTGATCTTATGTGCCAGCGCCAGTGCCTGTTCCTTTAAATCCTGACAGACGGTTTGCCCGGGTTTCTGTGGCTGGCTGACGATGACAAACTCATCACCGATGATGCGGGCTGCAAACTGGTGATGTTCAAGCGTGCTCTGGATACGCCGGGCCAGCTCGCGCAGAACCCTATCGCCAATGACGTGACCATAACTGTTGTTAATGGATTTGAAATTCGTCAGGCTGAGATATAACACCGCGATGCCTGAGCGAGTCGGGTTAAGCTGTTCCAGCTGGGCTTCCAGGCTGTGCATCAGTGCGCTGCGTTTAGCCAGGCCGGTGAGGGCGTCATACTGCTGGTTGTATTGCAGGGTGTGCTCACTGGCATTGCGCCGGTCAATTTCTTTACTGAGCTTCAGGTTCAGCGCTTCCAGCTCCTGTGTGCGTTCAGTAATGCGTGCCTCAAGTTGCAGGTTTGCCAGCTCGAAACTGTGTTTTTCGAAAATAATCCGCAAATCCGTTTCAATGGTTTCACGAAAGCGATCCAGCAGGCTGAGCGCCTGCGGGGTATAGCAGTTCTCTTTATTGTCGAGCATACAGATGGTGCCGAAGGGGGACCCGTCCGGCCAGTTTAGCGGCAGGCCACAATACGAAATCATCCCCAGGGCGATGTCCGGGTTTTGCTTCCAGTCATGGTTCACTAGCGCGTTGGGGATCAGCAACTGCGATTGGTCGGCGACCACTGTTTCGCAATACAGGCCCTGACCCAGAGGCTCAGTCATGCCGCGGCCATAAGGGTTATTGCTGGATTCGCTGGTGGCAAAGACCTGAATGCTGTCGTGGCTGATCCGCATAATCAGCGCCGCCGGAATACTGGCCAGTTCGGCAATAATATTTACGGTCTGCTGCCATCCCTGAAAGATCTCATCAGATACCTTCAGTTGTTCACTTTTTGTTTGCATCGATACAGTCCGGCTCCTTCAGACCTCACACAGTACCTGCATTAGTAGCAGACTCCGCCGGGATGGAGAAGTGAAGACAATCGCCGTATATCTCATATTGGTTATACGCAGAAAAAACAGAACTGTCGTTTAAATGAAGGGCCTGAACCTGCAGAACCTGCTTGTTAAGGCTGAGGCTGAAAGGCACAGGGGCAAAGGCCTGATCCTGTCGCAGGTGATACGGGGAGCCGGTTGGATGATAGCCGGTGCAAATGTTTAAGGCTTGTTGCGATTGCCTGTTACAGGGTGGCCTGAGCCGCAGTGTTAAGCGAGCAGTGAATACTGATATGGAGTCCGGCATTGTGGTGAACATGGACAGATCTTCTTCAGCGGCGCACTCAGTGAGCAGAAAAAAATATGATTCCTTTCATTATTTATCATTAATAGAATATTTGTTTTATTTTCATATATTTAGATTAAATATTACAAAATGTAAGATTTTTGTCATTCTTACGTCATACATCTTTTCTATATTTTGCCATTGCACACGTGTGCATCGGGTGTTAACTTGATCTGGTAGCTTTGCTAAAAAAGCCTTCTTATGAGGGTCTGAAAACCAGCCAAAACCCGGCCTGTGGCGGGGTTAACTGGGCTCCGGAACAACAATAAACAAGTGGAGATGTTTACAATGGTTACGAAAAAACTGGCACTGGGCCTCAGGGCAGGCGCGGTGGCACTGGCAGTATCAGTGGCGACGGCTGCCATGGCTAAAGATGTCACCATCAGCGTGTGGGCCGGCGGCTCGAATCAGGCTGATTCATACCGTACAGAGGCGATTGAGATCGCCGCAGATATTCTGGAACGGGAAGCAAAAATTCAGGGCGAAGAACTGAATATTACCGTTGAAGGCAAGCTGTTTAACGATGGCTGGGAAAACTTCAAACAGGCGGTGACTCTGGCGGGCGAATCCGGCACTGCGCCGAATATCATTGTAACGTCCCATGCGGACATTGCGCCCTGGTCGCAGGCGGGTCTGATCCGGCCGATTGAAGATTATATCGACCAGGATGCCTGGCCGGTTAATCAGGTATATGACAACCTGATTGAAATCGCGTCTTATAACGGCCAATTGTGGGGCATGCCTCAGGATGCTGAATCCCGGCCATTCTTTTTCTGGCGTCCGCACATGAAAGCAATCGGCTACAGTGATGCCGAAATCGATGCCCTACCTGAAAAGGTAAAGAGCGGTGAATACACTCTGTATAACGTCATTGAAGATGCCAAAAAGATTCAGGACAAAGGCCTGGTCGAAAAGGGTAAGGGCTTTTCACCACGGGTTTCAAACGGCCCGGATTACTGGCAGTTTTACCAGAGCTTCGGCGGTCAGCTGAAAGATGCCCAGACCGGTCAGCTGATTTTTGACAAGCAGGCCATGACGGAGATGTATCAGTTCTTCGTTGATGCTGCTGAAATGGGGGTAACCTCCAAAACCCATCTGGGTGCCGACTGGAACCAGTGGTATTCCGAAGTGGCTAACGGCAAGGCGGCAACCTGGCACGGTGGCACCTGGCACTATAAGCGCTATACCGGTAAGGAAGGGCTGGATGATTTCTTTGGCAATATCCAGTTTACCCTGATCCCGAGCGGTAACGATAAAGGCCGCGCCAATACGATAACCCATCCGCTGGTGTATCTGATTTCCAATACTGGCACCGATGATGATGCCGCCATTGCTGCCCAGTTAATTGCCATAGCATCAGAACCCCGTCTTAACTCGCTGCACGCCATCAAATCTGCCCACCTGGGCATTGGTTCAGAGCAGGCGAATGTTGATCTCTATGCGAACGATCAGTGGGCCACTGAGGCCACCGAACGGCTCCTGGTGAATGCCAATGCAATGCCGAATCACACTGAGTTTGGTCAGTACTGGCAGATCATGTTCAAAGGGCTTGAGTCCGCCTGGACCGGCCAGAAGAGCGTTGCCGATGCCGTCAGCGGTGTTGAATCTGAACTGGCGTCTGCCCTGGGTGACAACATTCAGATCCGCTAAGGGTCCGGGGGCCGGTGGCTGACACCGGCTCCTTATCTCCGGTTGCCGGTACCGCCGGCACAATGAAAGAGCAGTTCATAGGAAATTTGTATGCGCCAACGCATTGGCCTGCTGGGTCTGGGCTTTATGACGCCCGCGCTGGTAATGGTTCTGGTGTTTTTTCTGATACCCGTGGTGATGACCGCCGTCTTCGGTTTTACCAATATGGGAACCGCGACCGGCATTTCCGGCGGCGAATATCTGTTAACACCCAAAATCGTTAAGCAGCTGGAAATCCGTGGAGAGTTTGATAAGCAGTCTCTTACGGCTCTGAGCAGTAACCGTTATCAGGTTACCGAAGAGGGATTGACCAGGGCCGCCGGTGCCGGTCTGAAATCTGCCTATATTCAGGGGCTCCGTGACACCTTGCTGGGCCGTGAATATCACAGTAAGCGGGATTTTGAGCGGGCCCTTAAAAAAGTAAAAGACCGTCCCCGCAAGGTACGCGAGCTTAAAAAGTCTGCTGAATATTTCAGCCAGTCGATACTGAACCGCCGTTACCTGACAGAAAACGAATTTAAAACAGCCGTTACTGAAACAGGTATACAGCTGAGCGCAACTGAACTTGAACAGGTGCTGAGTGCCAGTTATACCGGCTGGATCTGGACCACAGACAACTTTACCAGCATGTTCAGCAAACCGGACACCTGGGTGGTGGCGTTCAATACGCTGGTTTACGTGTTACTGGTGCTGGCATTTAATATTGGCTTTGGCCTGTTTCTGGCCCTGACAACCTTCTATCTGCCATCCGGTCAGTCGGCGTTTTTCCGGGCTGTGTGGCTGTTACCACGGATTTCGCCGCCGGTACTCTATGTGCTGCTGTGGAAGTGGCTCACCTGGGATACCGGTTTTATTTCCACGGTGCTGGGCTGGTTTGGGGTGCCTGCGTTCAACTACATGCTGGGGTCGGTGGGCAGTGCCTGGGCCGTGGTGGTGCTGATCAACGGGTTCGTGGGTGCGTCACTGGGTATGATCCTGTTCTCCAGTGCTATCCAGGCCATTCCTAAATCTATCCTTTATGCCAGTGAAGTAGACGGTGCGAACCGCTGGCAGCAGGTACGTTACATCATCCTGCCGCAGTTACGCTGGCCGATACTGTTCACTACCAGTTATACGACCCTGTCGTTACTGACATCCTTTGAATACATCCTGCTGTCGACGGAAGGCGGCCCGGGGAATACCACCAATGTGTGGGCGCTGGAAGCCTACTTTACCGCGCTGAATAACTACGCCGGTAACCTGCAGTACGGTTATGGGGCGGCGATGGCGCTGGTGCTGGTTACCATTGGGATACTGGTGTCGCTGCTGTACCTGCGGCTGTTTAAATTTGATGAGCTGGTTGCCCGGCCGAAAATTGAGAATTGAGGGGAGGCCTGATTATGTCTGATAAAAACAGCAGTAACTTTAAGAGCTGGCCGGTCACCCTGATTCTGGGGCTGTTTTCAGTCCCGCTGCTGGTGATGTATCTGTATCTGTTCATCGATACCTTTACCAACACCGCGCCCGGTTCGCTGATACCCAATGAACTGACGCTGGAACACTGGCGTTTTCTGTGGGAAACCGACCCGGGTACCGTGAGTATCTGGCAGGTGACCCTGAATACGCTGATCTTTGCTTCAGTAATGACGCTGGTGATTCTGTCGGTGTCTCTGACGGCAGGCTATGCGCTTTCCCGTCTGAATATGCCGTTCCGCCGTTTCTTTCTGGCGGGAGTGTTAACCCTGCATGCATTTCCGACGGTTACGCTGGTGATCGCACTGTTTATCGTGCTGCAGTTTCTGGGCCTGTATAACACCCTGATCGGGGTGATCTTTATCAAGGCGGCCCTGATGTTGCCGTTCGGCATCTGGGTGATGAAAGGGTTTTATGACACGGTGCCCTGGGAAATCGAAATGGCCGGCGTACAGGACGGTGCCAGCCGCTTCATGGTGTGGCGTCTGCTGGTGTTACCGCAGATTAAACCGGGACTGATCGCGCTGGGCGTGTTTTCCTTCCTGGAAGGCTGGAGTGAATACCTGATGCCGCAGATCTTTGCACCGGAAGCGGATGTGCAGGTGTTGTCGGTATATCTGGCTTCGCTGATCGCCGATGACCAGAAATTTGATTTCAACCTGTTTAAGTCCATCGGCCTGTTTTATGTGTTGCCGGTGATCGTTTTGTATCTGGTTTTCCAGAATAAGCTGATGAACATTTACGGTGGAGGCTCGAAAGGCTGATGCGTATCCTGCTAGATAATTTCACCAAGAAGTTTGATGACGTAACTGTCATCAATAACATGAATCTGGAAGTCCGCGATGGCGAAATGATGGCGCTGCTGGGGCCTTCCGGCTGTGGCAAGTCCACCACACTGTTTTCCATTTGCGGGATCTATCAGTGCAACGGCGGCCGTATTCTGTTCGGCGAACGGGATGTGTCCCACGTGACTTCCCAGCACCGTAATGTCGGCGTTGTGTTTCAGAACTACGCGCTGTATCCGCACATGTCGATTTTCGACAACATCGCCTTTCCGCTGATGGTTAAGAAAATGCCGGCGGAGCAGATTAAAAAAGAAGTGCATAAAATCGCTGAACTGGTGCATATCGGTAATCTGCTGGAGCGAAAGCCGTCGCAGTTATCCGGCGGTCAGCAACAGCGGGTGGCCCTGAGCCGGGCGCTGGTTCGTAAACCGGATGTACTGTTGCTGGACGAACCGCTGGCCAATCTGGATGCCAAGCTGCGGCTGGAAATGCGCTCTGAAATCCGCCGTATTCAGCAGGAAACCGGCATCACGGCGATTCTGGTGACCCATGATCAGGTCGAGGCCATGTCCATGTGTGACCGCATCGCCCTGATGGATCACGGCAAGATTCTGCAGGTCACCACGCCGAACGACATGTACCACAACCCGCAGACGGATTTCGTTGCAGGCTTCCTCGGTAATCCGCCGATTGCCTTTCTGGACGGAACCATTGCCAACGGTCAGATCCGGCTGAAAGACTCTGCCATTCACTTGCCGATGCCATCCCGGGTACCGGCTCAGCCGGACGGCAAGATCGTGCGTTTAGGCGTGCGCCCTGAATACTTCGGTAATGAAGCAGGTATTGAATTGCAGGGGGAAGTCAGCTTTGTGGAAACCCAGGGGCGGGAAAATCTTTACGATGTCCGGCTGGGGAACGGTGCTGTGCTGCGGTCTATTCAGCCGGTACGGGCAAATGCAGCTCTGGGAGACAGCGTCAGCTGGCCGCTGAATACCGAACAGGTACTGATCTTTGATGAGCAGGGGCAGCGGGTTGCATGAACCGGTCAGCAGCACTGATACCAAAACTGACAACCGCTGACTGGCCCTGTGCAAGGTTTGCCGGGCCGCGGATTATCGGTCACCGGGGCGCCAGTTATCACGCCACAGAAAATACCCTGGCGGCGTTCCGTACCGCAGCACTGCTTGGGGCGGATATGTGGGAGCTGGACGCCAGGCTGACTGCCGATGGCGTCTGTGTCGTCAGCCATGATGACAGCCTGATGACCGTCTTCGGGGCCGATGCGCATATTTCAGCTCTGAGTTTTAACGAACTGCGTGAAAGGGTGCCACAGGTGCCGAGCTTTGCGGAAGTCATGGCGCTGGCCACTGAGACAGGCTGCGGTCTGTATATTGAGCTGAAAGCTGCCACGGCAGGCCCGGTAGCACTGCAACAATTGCGGGAGGCCAGCTTTACCTACGCAGCAATAGGCTCATTCATTGTCGATTGGGTTAAACCGCTGGCGGCTGCCGGGTGTGAGTATCCGTTATCCGTACTTGTACCGGTCGGAGCAGATCCGTTTGCCATGGCCGCTGAAGCCGGAGCTGATGCAATTCATCTGTGCTGGGAGCGGGCCAGCAATACACCACAGACCCTTGTCACCCCTGAGCTACTAAGCAGGGCGGCTGAGGAGCAGCTTGAAGTGGTACTTTGGCATGAGGAGCGGCCCGCTGTTATTCAGGCGCTGATGCAACTGCCGATACTTGCCGTATGCAGTGACCGGCCTGAGCTGCTGGTACCGTACCCGGGTTCACCGGCACGGCCGCTGCAGACAACCGCAGAGCTGCCACAGCCAGTATGCCACCGGGGAGCCGAGCTGATTGCCCCGGAAAACACCCTGGCTGCTCTGGCCCGTGTCTATGAACAGGGCTTTCAGTGGGCAGAAGTGGATGTACAGGAAACCGCCGACGGTGAGTTAGTCCTCTGCCATGATGAAACTCTGGAACGGACCACCGATGGCAGCGGCCCGGTTAC
This genomic window contains:
- a CDS encoding CHASE2 domain-containing protein — translated: MIKGFSVGQRLVRSGLGILLTLLMLVPLIQDSRPVLLERFESDLYDLRLRQFLADDQDPRIVIVDIDEASLAEQGRWPWGRATLAKLLNKLFDEYGVAIVGFDMLFAEADRNVPFEALQQWLDSRPATAGSELSTQLDSLNPDRQFAAALEDRPVVLGYVFDRSTQQLQVGDPGSPVVGAGQLQGIPVPRASGVVASLDAFQATGIRNGFIDNPRVDADGVYRRVPLLQEYQSQYYPSLALAMILALFEEDQVIPVTESDGSDSVLVAVDAAGISIPVDNGGAVLVPYRGRQGSFPYVSATDVINGRASADVLEGAIVLVGTSAAGLLDLRVTPVGSRYAGVEVHANIIAGILDEQINHRPDYTLGVELLQVLLSGLLLSLLIPRTSVLVSGLLALVWVGMLSGFNLYAWQALQWVIPLGYSLFLVVLLYLFLQITGYFFETRNIRKLEGQFGQYIPPEVVAELSAQGDAVQLSGESREMTVFFSDIRDFTSLSEQLSPQQLTRMMNIYLTSMTAKIHQRRGTVDKYIGDAVMAFWGAPLEDASHARHSLQAAMDMLAVLPELNRQLVAEGLPEVSVGMGINTGQMNVGNMGSSFRMAYTVMGDAVNLASRLEGLTKFYNCPLLVSDETANSVPEYGFRYIDRVRVKGRFEPVDLYQPVGKRSELTPVQLTGIDDFSAGVRTYQQQRWDEADAAFRRYLRSDKDDYCAQMYLLRIAESREAGQQPWDGIYCHRQK
- a CDS encoding ABC transporter substrate-binding protein gives rise to the protein MVTKKLALGLRAGAVALAVSVATAAMAKDVTISVWAGGSNQADSYRTEAIEIAADILEREAKIQGEELNITVEGKLFNDGWENFKQAVTLAGESGTAPNIIVTSHADIAPWSQAGLIRPIEDYIDQDAWPVNQVYDNLIEIASYNGQLWGMPQDAESRPFFFWRPHMKAIGYSDAEIDALPEKVKSGEYTLYNVIEDAKKIQDKGLVEKGKGFSPRVSNGPDYWQFYQSFGGQLKDAQTGQLIFDKQAMTEMYQFFVDAAEMGVTSKTHLGADWNQWYSEVANGKAATWHGGTWHYKRYTGKEGLDDFFGNIQFTLIPSGNDKGRANTITHPLVYLISNTGTDDDAAIAAQLIAIASEPRLNSLHAIKSAHLGIGSEQANVDLYANDQWATEATERLLVNANAMPNHTEFGQYWQIMFKGLESAWTGQKSVADAVSGVESELASALGDNIQIR
- a CDS encoding HD domain-containing phosphohydrolase, which produces MSHLSTQEIIGHLADLTGALTSETDHVRLLDRIILGCMSLTNADGGTLYTIDEHSDNDLNIAILHNRSLGIHGKPSNFPTIEIYNSRQQASKLVAVQTFVSKQTINIPDAYSCTEYDFSGTRNFDKQLSYHSKSFLCVPLNDHENVTIGVLQLINALDEDGNIIEFDQTHLELVQSLASLAATVLTKRRLINAQRELFESFIKLIGRAIDHKSPVTGKHCEQVPEIAMLLADAINSSQQGSFADTHFSEQELYELRIAAWLHDCGKITTPEYIIDKATKLHTMFDRIELISSRFKIYRQHLRLSFLQQTAEFSDQNTAQQQALDQQLAQLSDDLAFLRSANTGKEFISEADQLRIKAIGELRWEDEDGIHCLLTEDEISNLCISRGTLTEDERQVMRDHIKVSIDMLESLKYPRQLAEVPEIACSHHEHMNGSGYPRGLTGDQLSLRARIMCIADVFEALTSPDRPYKKGMLLSKAMNILGHMVQDGHLDPQLFKLFVESGTYRAYAEKHMSPRQIDDFDISALPGLNG
- a CDS encoding bifunctional diguanylate cyclase/phosphodiesterase, producing the protein MQTKSEQLKVSDEIFQGWQQTVNIIAELASIPAALIMRISHDSIQVFATSESSNNPYGRGMTEPLGQGLYCETVVADQSQLLIPNALVNHDWKQNPDIALGMISYCGLPLNWPDGSPFGTICMLDNKENCYTPQALSLLDRFRETIETDLRIIFEKHSFELANLQLEARITERTQELEALNLKLSKEIDRRNASEHTLQYNQQYDALTGLAKRSALMHSLEAQLEQLNPTRSGIAVLYLSLTNFKSINNSYGHVIGDRVLRELARRIQSTLEHHQFAARIIGDEFVIVSQPQKPGQTVCQDLKEQALALAHKISKLSQNVYNIHGHSITVSASIGIAMAPHDGLEAAALIQKASAAMAASKEDKLSYGFFSEATEALINQRYLLETHLADALENDELMLHYQPLICTKTGVTVGAEALLRWFSPVLGNVRPDQFIHVAEQTGQIMQIGSFVLRSAIRQASRWHKQYPADFRIAVNISPIQFKDDQFAGYLAELLDCYQLPAQYLEVEITEGVLIEDEHRAVKTIRTIQELGVRTSLDDFGTGYSSLSYLKKYSFDTLKIDRSFIANIVDNKQDQKLARGIISIARSLDLQVVAEGIETAEQNRFISQEGCDYGQGYYYGKPVPGDVFAIRYLKDNHTKQQAIQICAMQNSLTNNKVAG
- a CDS encoding MBL fold metallo-hydrolase; protein product: MKLDILGCSGGIGKGLKTTTFLVDDTLLLDAGTGVESLTLEHMLQIRTVLITHAHVDHITGLPLMLATIFDQHQAPVDVYALPEVISALQNHIFNWIIWPDYTCLPEKNPILRLHPLSVGDTLQLENKSVEVLPAEHPTPTVGYLLSNAATSFAFSGDNGINDRLWPILSERRPDLLIVDVSFTDDVDELARLSGHLTPSHLAEELGHFSHNCPVMITHLKPGFESEIMNRCQALMPHRDIRKLQHGCLTLPLK